A stretch of Desulfocurvus vexinensis DSM 17965 DNA encodes these proteins:
- a CDS encoding glycogen/starch/alpha-glucan phosphorylase encodes MPEKKNSRPRLERFQNVDTLARDIERHIVSSLGNDPVAKNKYRYFQGLAYSVRDRLIALWIETQRSYYDAMVKRVYYLSMEFLPGRFLMNYLVNMQMDEATRPVVEGLGFSLEELEEEEWDAGLGNGGLGRLASCYMDSMATLRIPAYGYGIMYDYGIFHQTIVGGWQEEHCDNWRRHGSPWEIVRRENLFDVHFYGRTETYEDARGLARRRWVDTQKVRAMPCDILIPGYGGEHVSNMRLWSAQSSEDFDLTDFNRGDYMGAMESKVVSENITKVLYPNDKVEQGRELRLKQQYFMVAATFQDIMRRHMKLHGSMASFPDYVAVQLNDTHPAIAIPELMRLLLDEHALGWEEAWDICTRTFAYTNHTVLPEALETWPVELLGRLLPRHMEIIFEINRRFLDEVAAHYPGDGERLARMSLIGEGHTRTVRMANLAIVGSHTVNGVAALHSEILKSGLFNDFHSHWPDKLTNVTNGVTPRRWILQANPPLSALITDAIGPGWVTDLERLRELVPLAEDAAFRERWARAKLDNKKRFARYVLRKVNMGVNPKTMFDVQVKRMHEYKRQLLNVMHVVAQYNRIREDPGAHYTPRTVFFGGKAAPGYQQAKLIIRLINAVADTVNSDPAMQGLLRVAFLPNYCISQAEKIIPAADLSEQISTAGMEASGTGNMKFAMNGALTIGTLDGANVEIMEEVGAQNIFIFGLSAHEVETMRRGGYNPREYYDRDPELRRVLDMIGTGAFLPGNPHLFRPLVDSLLEHGDWYMLLADFRDYVDTQRRVDRLFDDPEAWTRKSILNAANMGKFSSDRSVREYAERIWNSPPLGR; translated from the coding sequence ATGCCCGAGAAAAAGAATTCCCGCCCCCGCCTCGAACGCTTCCAGAACGTGGACACCCTGGCCCGGGACATCGAGCGGCACATCGTCTCCAGCCTGGGCAACGACCCCGTGGCCAAGAACAAATACCGCTATTTCCAGGGCCTGGCCTACAGCGTGCGCGACCGGCTCATCGCCCTGTGGATCGAGACCCAGCGCTCCTACTACGACGCCATGGTCAAGCGCGTGTACTACCTGTCCATGGAATTTCTGCCCGGGCGGTTCTTGATGAACTACCTGGTCAACATGCAGATGGACGAGGCCACGCGCCCGGTGGTGGAGGGGCTGGGCTTCTCGCTGGAGGAGCTGGAGGAGGAGGAGTGGGATGCGGGCCTGGGCAACGGCGGCCTGGGGCGGCTGGCCTCGTGCTACATGGACTCCATGGCCACCCTGCGCATCCCGGCCTACGGCTACGGCATCATGTACGACTACGGCATCTTCCACCAGACCATCGTCGGCGGCTGGCAGGAGGAGCACTGCGACAACTGGCGCCGCCACGGCAGCCCGTGGGAGATCGTGCGCCGCGAGAACCTGTTCGACGTGCATTTCTATGGCCGCACCGAAACCTACGAGGACGCGCGCGGCCTGGCGCGCCGCCGCTGGGTGGACACCCAGAAGGTCCGGGCCATGCCCTGCGATATCCTCATCCCCGGCTACGGCGGCGAACACGTGAGCAACATGCGCCTGTGGTCCGCCCAGTCCAGCGAGGACTTCGACCTCACGGACTTCAACCGCGGCGACTACATGGGCGCCATGGAGAGCAAGGTCGTCAGCGAGAACATCACCAAGGTTCTCTACCCCAACGACAAGGTGGAGCAGGGCCGCGAGCTGCGCCTCAAGCAGCAGTATTTCATGGTCGCCGCCACTTTCCAGGACATCATGCGCCGCCACATGAAGCTGCATGGCTCCATGGCCAGCTTCCCGGACTACGTGGCCGTACAGCTCAACGACACCCACCCGGCCATCGCCATCCCCGAGCTGATGCGCCTGCTGCTCGACGAGCACGCCCTGGGCTGGGAGGAGGCCTGGGACATCTGCACCCGCACTTTTGCCTACACCAACCATACCGTGCTGCCCGAGGCCCTGGAAACCTGGCCGGTGGAGCTGCTGGGCCGCCTGCTGCCCCGGCACATGGAGATCATCTTCGAGATCAACCGCCGCTTCCTGGACGAGGTGGCCGCACACTACCCCGGCGACGGCGAACGCCTGGCGCGCATGTCGCTCATCGGCGAGGGCCACACGCGCACCGTGCGCATGGCCAACCTGGCCATCGTCGGCAGCCACACGGTCAACGGCGTGGCCGCGCTGCACTCGGAAATCCTCAAGAGCGGCCTGTTCAACGACTTCCACAGCCACTGGCCGGACAAGCTGACCAACGTGACCAACGGCGTCACGCCCCGGCGCTGGATACTCCAGGCCAACCCGCCTCTGTCGGCGCTGATCACCGACGCCATCGGCCCGGGCTGGGTCACGGACCTGGAGCGGCTGCGCGAGCTGGTGCCCCTGGCCGAGGACGCCGCGTTCCGCGAGCGCTGGGCGCGGGCCAAGCTGGACAACAAGAAGCGCTTCGCGCGCTACGTGCTGCGCAAGGTCAACATGGGCGTGAACCCCAAGACCATGTTCGACGTGCAGGTCAAGCGGATGCACGAGTACAAGCGTCAGCTGCTCAACGTCATGCACGTCGTGGCGCAGTACAACCGCATCCGCGAGGACCCCGGGGCGCATTACACCCCGCGCACGGTGTTCTTCGGCGGCAAGGCCGCCCCCGGCTACCAGCAGGCCAAGCTCATCATCCGGCTCATCAACGCCGTGGCCGACACCGTGAACTCCGACCCGGCCATGCAGGGGCTGTTGCGCGTGGCGTTCTTGCCCAACTACTGCATTTCCCAGGCCGAGAAGATCATCCCCGCCGCCGACCTCTCGGAGCAGATCTCCACGGCGGGCATGGAGGCCTCGGGCACGGGCAACATGAAGTTCGCCATGAACGGCGCCCTGACCATCGGCACCCTGGACGGCGCCAACGTGGAGATCATGGAGGAGGTCGGCGCGCAGAACATCTTCATCTTCGGGCTGTCGGCCCACGAGGTGGAGACCATGCGCCGGGGCGGCTACAACCCCCGCGAATACTACGACCGCGACCCCGAGCTGCGCCGCGTGCTGGACATGATCGGCACCGGGGCCTTTCTGCCCGGCAACCCGCACCTGTTCCGCCCGCTGGTGGACTCGCTTTTGGAGCACGGCGACTGGTACATGCTGCTGGCGGATTTCCGCGACTATGTGGACACCCAGCGCCGGGTGGACCGGCTCTTCGACGACCCCGAGGCCTGGACGCGCAAGTCCATCCTCAACGCGGCCAACATGGGCAAGTTCTCCAGCGACCGCTCGGTGCGCGAGTACGCCGAGCGCATCTGGAACTCGCCGCCCCTGGGCCGCTAG
- a CDS encoding FmdE family protein produces MNVGQYTFEEFKEIARKFHGYPAPGLLIGGYMVEEAKRRLPEGTLFEALVESGKCLPDAVQLLTLCSTGNNWMKVENLGRYAVSLYDKHTGQGWRVAVDPAKLDAWPEIRNWFMKLKPKREQDTERLFAEIEAAGPDICSVAPVTVAPKYLGHGHMSAILVCPVCREAFPGADGAICRACQGESPYAAQGRPEDAPAPARAAGPALAAVPVEQAVGGRALHDMTQIIPGQTKDAAFHAGQELSAGDVCRLQQMGRFRVYVEGEHPGDEWVHENEAVEAFAKRMAGPGVAYSLPAKEGKVNFRAEFTGLLDIDLDTLTRFNMAPDVMCATRKAGMLVEEGKELAGTRAIPLYISRESYSRALAALGPGPLLSVLPLRKARAGVLVTGTEVFKGLIEDKFVPIVTNKIEALGSEVIASRIAPDDREAIAGHVRELLALGADLIVTTAGMSVDPDDVTRPALEDCGLEDALYGMPVLPGTMTLVGHIGQAQVLGVPACALFFKTTGFDLLLPRLLAGKRLTRGDLARLGEGGFCLQCRNCTFPKCPFGK; encoded by the coding sequence ATGAACGTCGGCCAATATACTTTCGAGGAATTCAAGGAAATCGCCCGCAAGTTCCACGGCTACCCGGCCCCGGGCCTGCTCATCGGCGGCTACATGGTCGAGGAGGCCAAGCGCCGCCTGCCCGAGGGCACGCTGTTCGAGGCGCTGGTGGAAAGCGGCAAATGCCTGCCCGACGCCGTACAGCTGCTGACCCTGTGCTCCACCGGCAACAACTGGATGAAGGTCGAGAACCTGGGCCGCTACGCCGTGTCGCTCTACGACAAGCACACCGGCCAGGGCTGGCGCGTGGCGGTGGACCCGGCCAAACTCGACGCCTGGCCGGAAATCAGGAACTGGTTCATGAAGCTCAAGCCCAAGCGCGAGCAGGACACCGAGCGCCTCTTCGCCGAAATCGAGGCCGCCGGGCCGGACATCTGCTCCGTGGCCCCGGTGACCGTGGCGCCCAAGTACCTGGGCCACGGGCACATGAGCGCCATCCTGGTCTGCCCCGTGTGCCGCGAGGCCTTCCCGGGGGCGGACGGCGCCATCTGCCGCGCCTGCCAGGGCGAGTCGCCCTACGCGGCCCAGGGCCGCCCCGAGGACGCGCCCGCCCCGGCGCGCGCCGCCGGGCCCGCGCTGGCCGCCGTGCCCGTGGAGCAGGCCGTGGGGGGCCGCGCCCTGCACGACATGACCCAGATCATCCCCGGCCAGACCAAGGACGCCGCCTTCCACGCCGGGCAGGAGCTTTCGGCGGGCGACGTGTGCCGCCTGCAACAGATGGGGCGCTTTCGCGTCTACGTCGAAGGCGAGCACCCCGGGGACGAATGGGTCCACGAAAACGAGGCCGTGGAGGCCTTCGCCAAGCGCATGGCCGGGCCGGGCGTGGCCTATTCGCTGCCCGCCAAGGAGGGCAAGGTCAACTTCCGCGCCGAGTTCACCGGCCTGCTGGACATCGACCTGGACACCCTGACCCGCTTCAACATGGCCCCGGACGTGATGTGCGCCACGCGCAAAGCCGGGATGCTCGTGGAAGAGGGCAAGGAGCTGGCGGGCACCCGGGCCATCCCGCTGTACATCTCGCGCGAGAGCTACAGCCGCGCCCTGGCCGCCCTGGGCCCGGGGCCGCTTTTGTCCGTCTTGCCGCTGCGCAAGGCGCGCGCGGGCGTGCTGGTCACGGGCACCGAGGTCTTCAAGGGGCTCATCGAGGACAAGTTCGTGCCCATCGTGACCAACAAGATCGAGGCCCTGGGCAGCGAGGTCATCGCCAGCCGCATCGCCCCCGACGACCGCGAGGCCATCGCCGGGCACGTGCGCGAACTGCTGGCCCTGGGCGCGGACCTCATCGTGACCACGGCGGGCATGAGCGTGGACCCCGACGATGTGACCCGCCCGGCCCTGGAGGACTGCGGGCTGGAGGACGCCCTCTACGGCATGCCGGTGCTGCCCGGCACCATGACCCTGGTGGGGCACATCGGCCAGGCGCAGGTGCTGGGCGTCCCGGCCTGCGCGCTGTTCTTCAAGACCACGGGCTTCGACCTGCTGCTGCCGCGCCTTTTGGCGGGCAAGCGCCTGACGCGCGGCGATCTGGCCCGCCTGGGCGAGGGCGGCTTCTGCCTGCAATGCAGGAACTGCACCTTCCCCAAGTGCCCCTTCGGCAAGTAG
- the infA gene encoding translation initiation factor IF-1, protein MPKEDAIEVQGTVEEALPNATFRVMLENGHEVLAHISGKMRKFRIRVLPGDKVTVELSPYDLTRGRITYRPR, encoded by the coding sequence ATGCCGAAGGAAGACGCCATTGAAGTACAGGGCACCGTCGAGGAAGCCCTGCCCAACGCCACGTTCCGCGTGATGCTGGAAAACGGCCACGAGGTTCTGGCCCACATCTCGGGCAAGATGCGCAAGTTCCGCATCCGCGTGCTGCCCGGTGACAAGGTCACCGTGGAGCTCTCGCCCTACGACCTGACCCGCGGGCGCATCACCTACCGCCCCCGCTAG
- a CDS encoding outer membrane protein, which translates to MKKALLILCALALGLPLAGPARADMSAVYGALRLGPSLSALSSITAHSQIGGDVSNQYDSRKTDTVFAGAVALGYRLDMPVRAEIEYTHRSRMDFDKKPTNNNLHDVDLKARASTLLLNGYFDFYNDSQFTPYVLGGMGMAFHRTTNDVRSRGIAQDYEGDTKDYSRFAWALGAGCGFHASQRLTLDVLYRYVDLGKAKWSNTRVDGLDRGSLKGDLASHEIFFGLRYDLF; encoded by the coding sequence GTGAAGAAAGCCCTGCTCATCCTCTGCGCCCTTGCCCTGGGGCTGCCCCTGGCGGGCCCGGCCCGGGCCGACATGTCGGCGGTCTACGGCGCGCTCCGCCTGGGGCCGTCCCTGAGCGCCCTGAGTTCCATCACCGCCCATTCCCAGATCGGCGGCGACGTGAGCAACCAGTACGACAGCCGCAAGACCGACACGGTCTTCGCCGGGGCCGTGGCCCTGGGCTACCGGCTGGACATGCCCGTGCGCGCGGAGATCGAATACACCCATCGCTCCCGGATGGACTTCGACAAGAAGCCGACGAACAACAACCTCCACGACGTGGACCTCAAGGCCCGGGCCAGCACGCTGCTGCTCAACGGCTACTTCGACTTCTACAACGACAGCCAGTTCACGCCCTATGTGCTGGGCGGGATGGGCATGGCCTTCCACCGCACCACCAACGATGTGCGCAGCAGGGGCATCGCCCAGGACTACGAGGGTGATACCAAGGACTATTCGCGCTTCGCCTGGGCCCTGGGCGCGGGCTGCGGGTTCCACGCCTCCCAACGCCTGACCCTCGACGTGCTGTACCGCTACGTGGACCTGGGCAAGGCCAAATGGTCCAACACCCGCGTGGACGGGCTGGACCGGGGCAGCCTCAAGGGCGACCTCGCCAGCCACGAGATATTCTTCGGGCTGCGCTACGACCTGTTCTAG
- the argH gene encoding argininosuccinate lyase → MADGKLWGGRFAEGTAASVEAYTESQSFDRALAEVDVRGSQAHARMLARQGVLTADEAEAIVAGLEQVLGEIARGEFVWRREREDVHMNVEARLTELIGPLGGKLHTGRSRNDQVALDFRLHVRARLAHWRALAARLVAVLAERAQEHRETLLPGCTHFQPAQPVSLAQHLLAYAQMFMRDHARAGDCLGRADVCPLGAAALAGTTYPLDPRAVADELGMAGVFANSMDAVSDRDFVIEAVFTASLCMAHLSRLCEELIIWANPRFGFVTLPDAYSTGSSIMPQKKNPDVCELMRGKTGRVYGALTALLTLVKGLPLTYNRDMQEDKEPFFDADRTVSASLAIMADMLAAMRFNPGPMREALSQGFLNATELADYLVGKGLPFREAHHVTGACVGYAEAKGLRLEDMSLAELQGFSPLIGQDAFEALRYETAVARRQASGGIGPGPVARQIDDVRAWLAQAGAE, encoded by the coding sequence ATGGCCGACGGCAAGCTGTGGGGCGGGCGGTTCGCCGAGGGCACCGCCGCCAGCGTGGAAGCCTACACCGAGTCGCAGAGCTTCGACCGTGCGCTGGCCGAGGTGGACGTGCGCGGCTCGCAGGCCCACGCGCGGATGCTGGCCCGCCAGGGCGTGCTCACCGCCGACGAGGCCGAGGCCATCGTGGCCGGGCTGGAGCAGGTGCTGGGCGAGATCGCGCGCGGGGAATTCGTCTGGCGCCGCGAGCGCGAAGACGTGCACATGAACGTCGAGGCGCGGCTGACGGAGCTCATCGGCCCGCTGGGCGGCAAGCTGCACACCGGGCGCAGCCGCAACGACCAGGTGGCCCTGGACTTCCGCCTGCACGTCCGCGCGCGCCTGGCACACTGGCGCGCTCTGGCGGCGCGGCTGGTGGCCGTGCTGGCCGAGCGGGCCCAGGAGCACCGCGAGACGCTTCTGCCCGGCTGCACGCACTTCCAGCCCGCGCAGCCCGTGTCCCTGGCGCAGCATCTGCTGGCCTACGCCCAGATGTTCATGCGCGACCACGCCCGCGCCGGGGACTGCCTGGGCCGGGCCGACGTGTGCCCCCTGGGCGCGGCGGCCCTGGCGGGCACGACCTACCCCCTGGACCCCCGGGCCGTGGCCGACGAGCTGGGCATGGCCGGGGTGTTCGCCAACAGCATGGACGCCGTGAGCGACCGCGATTTCGTCATCGAGGCGGTGTTCACGGCCTCGCTGTGCATGGCGCACCTGTCGCGGCTGTGCGAGGAGCTGATCATCTGGGCCAACCCGCGCTTCGGGTTCGTGACCCTGCCCGACGCCTACAGCACGGGCTCGTCCATCATGCCCCAGAAGAAAAACCCCGACGTGTGCGAGCTCATGCGCGGCAAGACCGGGCGGGTCTACGGCGCGCTGACGGCGCTGCTGACCCTGGTCAAGGGCCTGCCCCTGACCTACAACCGCGACATGCAGGAGGACAAGGAGCCGTTCTTCGACGCCGACCGCACGGTGAGCGCCTCTCTGGCCATCATGGCCGACATGCTGGCGGCCATGCGCTTCAACCCCGGGCCCATGCGCGAGGCGCTGTCCCAGGGCTTCCTGAACGCCACGGAGCTGGCGGACTACCTCGTGGGCAAGGGCCTGCCCTTCCGCGAGGCGCACCACGTCACGGGCGCCTGCGTGGGCTACGCCGAGGCCAAGGGTCTCCGCCTGGAGGACATGAGCCTCGCGGAGTTGCAGGGCTTCTCGCCGCTCATCGGCCAGGACGCCTTCGAGGCCCTGCGCTACGAGACGGCGGTGGCCCGGCGCCAGGCCAGCGGCGGCATCGGCCCCGGGCCCGTGGCCCGGCAGATCGACGACGTGCGCGCCTGGCTTGCGCAGGCGGGGGCGGAGTAA
- a CDS encoding argininosuccinate synthase: MRDIKKVVLAYSGGLDTSVILAWLKNTYHCEVVTLTADLGQGEELDGIEAKALRTGATKAYVEDLQEEFARDFIFPMMRAAAVYEGRYLLGTSIARPLIAKRLVDIAHAENCQAIAHGATGKGNDQVRFELAAAALDPKLVTIAPWREWDLTSRSDCLAYAAANGIDMPMSHAKPYSCDRNLMHCSFEGGELEDPWNAPGELSYTMSVPVEQAPDKAEELTIDFEQGNPVAVNGQALSPAALMHRLNELGGRHGVGRVDMVENRFVGMKARGVYETPGGTILFTARRDLEGITMDREAMHLRDSLAVRYSEMVYNGFWFAPEREALQALVDQTQQRVTGTVRVKLYKGNVLPTGRKSPYSLYSHDLATFETDQVYNQADAAGFITLQGLRLRGFATRSK; encoded by the coding sequence ATGAGGGATATCAAGAAGGTCGTGCTGGCCTATTCCGGCGGGCTGGACACGTCGGTGATCCTGGCCTGGCTGAAGAACACCTACCACTGCGAGGTGGTCACGCTCACGGCGGACCTGGGCCAGGGCGAGGAGCTGGACGGCATCGAGGCCAAGGCCCTGCGCACGGGCGCCACCAAGGCCTACGTGGAGGACCTCCAGGAGGAGTTCGCCCGCGACTTCATCTTCCCGATGATGCGCGCGGCGGCGGTGTACGAGGGGCGCTACCTGCTGGGCACCTCCATCGCGCGCCCGCTCATCGCCAAGCGGCTGGTGGACATCGCCCACGCCGAGAACTGCCAAGCCATCGCCCACGGCGCCACGGGCAAGGGCAACGACCAGGTGCGCTTCGAGCTGGCCGCCGCCGCCCTGGACCCCAAGCTGGTGACCATCGCCCCGTGGCGCGAGTGGGACCTGACCTCGCGCTCGGACTGCCTGGCCTACGCGGCGGCCAACGGCATCGACATGCCCATGTCCCACGCCAAGCCCTACAGCTGTGACCGCAACCTGATGCATTGCAGCTTCGAGGGCGGCGAGCTGGAAGACCCGTGGAACGCCCCGGGCGAGTTGTCCTACACCATGAGCGTGCCCGTGGAGCAGGCCCCGGACAAGGCCGAGGAGCTGACCATCGACTTCGAGCAGGGCAACCCCGTGGCCGTGAACGGCCAGGCCCTGAGCCCGGCGGCGCTGATGCACCGCCTGAACGAGCTGGGCGGGCGCCACGGCGTGGGCCGGGTGGACATGGTGGAGAACCGCTTCGTGGGCATGAAGGCGCGCGGGGTGTACGAGACCCCGGGCGGGACCATCCTGTTCACCGCGCGGCGCGACCTGGAAGGCATCACCATGGACCGCGAGGCCATGCACCTGCGCGATTCGCTGGCCGTGCGCTACTCCGAGATGGTCTACAACGGCTTCTGGTTCGCCCCCGAGCGCGAGGCGCTCCAGGCCCTGGTGGACCAGACCCAGCAGCGCGTCACGGGCACGGTGCGCGTGAAGCTCTACAAGGGCAACGTGCTGCCCACGGGCCGCAAGTCGCCGTATTCGCTCTACAGCCACGACCTGGCGACCTTCGAGACCGACCAGGTCTACAACCAGGCCGACGCCGCCGGGTTCATCACCCTGCAGGGCCTGCGCCTGCGCGGCTTCGCCACCAGGAGCAAATAG
- the argF gene encoding ornithine carbamoyltransferase, with product MPKHFLSILDLDATTAWALVRRADEMKRTRHRGDILRGETVILIFEKASTRTRVSFEVGVRQLGGDSLLMTPAESQLGRSEPLADTARVLSRYARGLVVRTFGQNKLEELARHASIPVINALSDLYHPCQVMSDMLTMYERTPDLASLCVAWVGDGNNMAHSFLNAAALFGFELRLACPEGYDPDPAVLAAARARGARATLLRDPREACEGAHYINTDVWASMGQEQEQKRRERAFAGYQVDAGLLSVADPQAWVMHCLPAHRGEEVSAEVLDGPRSIIFDQAENRLHMQKAIMEWIFTAE from the coding sequence ATGCCCAAGCATTTTTTGAGCATCCTGGACCTGGACGCAACCACGGCCTGGGCGCTGGTGCGCCGGGCCGACGAGATGAAGCGCACGCGCCACCGGGGCGACATCCTGCGCGGCGAGACGGTGATCCTGATTTTCGAGAAGGCCTCCACGCGCACGCGGGTCAGCTTCGAGGTCGGGGTGCGCCAGCTGGGCGGCGATTCGCTGCTGATGACGCCCGCCGAATCGCAACTCGGGCGCAGCGAACCCCTGGCGGACACCGCGCGGGTGCTCTCGCGCTACGCCCGGGGGCTGGTGGTGCGCACCTTCGGCCAGAACAAGCTGGAGGAGCTGGCGCGCCACGCGAGCATCCCGGTCATCAACGCCCTGTCGGACCTCTACCACCCCTGTCAGGTGATGAGCGACATGCTGACCATGTACGAGCGCACGCCGGACCTGGCGTCGCTGTGCGTGGCCTGGGTCGGCGACGGCAACAACATGGCCCATTCGTTCCTCAACGCGGCGGCCCTGTTCGGCTTCGAGCTGCGCCTGGCCTGCCCCGAGGGCTACGACCCCGACCCGGCGGTGCTGGCGGCGGCGCGGGCGCGCGGGGCGCGGGCGACGCTGCTGCGCGACCCGCGCGAGGCCTGCGAGGGCGCGCACTACATCAACACCGACGTGTGGGCCTCCATGGGTCAGGAGCAGGAGCAGAAGCGCCGCGAGCGGGCCTTTGCGGGCTATCAGGTGGACGCCGGGCTGCTCTCGGTGGCCGACCCGCAGGCCTGGGTCATGCACTGCCTGCCCGCCCACCGGGGCGAAGAGGTCAGCGCCGAGGTCCTCGACGGCCCGCGCTCCATCATTTTCGATCAGGCCGAGAACCGTCTGCACATGCAGAAGGCGATCATGGAATGGATTTTCACCGCCGAATAG
- the ybeY gene encoding rRNA maturation RNase YbeY, giving the protein MSVTVLAGPGLAPGAVPRREAAALAARVLAALGLPGADVELLLVDDRRMAGLHREFMGRPGPTNVLSFPEAGAAPGACPRGSLGQVALSVDTLLREADLYGQPVDAHLVRLLAHAFLHLAGHDHGPEMDALTQQAVQALAPAR; this is encoded by the coding sequence ATGAGCGTGACGGTGCTCGCCGGCCCGGGGCTGGCCCCCGGGGCTGTGCCGCGCCGCGAGGCCGCCGCCCTGGCCGCGCGCGTGCTGGCGGCCCTGGGTCTGCCCGGGGCCGATGTGGAACTGCTGCTGGTGGACGACCGGCGCATGGCCGGGCTGCACCGCGAGTTCATGGGCCGCCCGGGGCCGACCAACGTCCTGTCCTTCCCCGAGGCCGGGGCCGCTCCCGGCGCCTGCCCCCGCGGCTCCCTGGGCCAGGTGGCCCTGTCGGTGGACACGCTGCTGCGCGAAGCCGACCTCTACGGCCAGCCCGTGGACGCCCACCTGGTGCGCCTGCTGGCCCACGCCTTCCTGCACCTCGCGGGCCACGACCACGGCCCGGAAATGGACGCCCTGACCCAGCAGGCCGTGCAGGCCTTGGCCCCGGCGCGCTGA